A genomic window from Tolypothrix sp. PCC 7910 includes:
- a CDS encoding non-ribosomal peptide synthetase, which translates to MVATKNIEDVYPLSPMQAGMLFHSLLAPESSVYCEQTSFELHGELNISAFAQAWKQVIARHPILRTACVWENLEKPLQIVGRQVKFSWYEEDWRGIEAKEQQQKLAALLTADQQRGFELSQAPLMRLFLIRLGEQVYHFTWSHHHILLDGWSAPIIFQEVITYYKAYCQNKSIYLESPRPYRDYIAWLQQQSISQAEVFWRNLLKGFAAPTPIGIKPITQHSTDNGEQEIKLSATTTSALQSLAKQHQLTLNTLVQGAWALLLSRYSGEEDIVFGTTVSGRPPSLPKAEAMVGLFINTLPVRVQIDPEQFLLPWLKQLLAQQVEARQYEYTPLSDIQKWSDIPPGSPLFESIVVFENYPIEASLRDPDINLEIKNRSGFDKTNYPLTVSIVPGEKLLLNITYQQSDRLYSATIKRMLRHLQVLLVSIANNPHQRLKDLSFLTVSERHQLLIEWNNTEINYSQDKCIHQLFEAQVEKTPDAVAVVFENESLTYQELNQKANQLAHYLQKLGVKPEVLVGICVERSLAMIVGILGILKAGGAYLPLDPAYPKERLAFLLEDANTPLLLTQKKLRELFPQNQPKIIAIDDNLQVINQENLENLHTEVTSKNLAYIIYTSGSTGKPKGVMVEHQSLVNYTEFSCDHYQIESCDRILQFASICFDAAAEEIFPCIVQGATLVLRSDKILSSIPAFLQQCNDFQVTILDLPTAFWHQIIIEIAEHNLQLPEQLRLAIIGGEMASRQHLDVWQRKFNETVKLINSYGPTETTIVATTSSLNYLQKVNTAIVEVPIGKPINNTLIYILDSHLQPTPIGVTGEIYIGGIGVTRGYLNRPELTAAKFIPNHLSNQGGSRLYKTGDLARYLPNGEIEFIGRIDYQVKIRGFRIEIGEIQAQINQYPEVREAIVIVREDIPNDKRLVAYIVPQSTEISVLELRHFLKTKLPDYMIPVAFVVLEKLPLTPNGKIDRRTLPAPEPRQQSEENTSLALTPVQEILTGIWVEILGIKHIGIHDNFFELGGHSLLATRVISQIRKAFKIELPLRCLFASPTVAELATEIEQADLKFKLPNIEKTNIIGNIPLSYAQQRLWYLDQLETHNTAYNIFDAVRIIGSLDISALKQSFNEIIRRHEILRTNFVLENGQPIQVIAPSCNLKLNIIDMSQLSEVEREETAHNLVKKEAEKPFNLTTDPLLRVTLLRLADTEYLLLLTTHHIISDGWSTGILIQEIVSLYQAFSLNQPSPLPELPIQYADFAIWQHQWLQEEVLDKLVTYWQYQLKDFPTLKLKTDYPRAITPTYQGSAQTFTLSQRLSQQIKSLSNQQGVTLFMTLQAAFVTLMHYYSEQDDIVIGTDVANRNQGESEGLIGFFVNQLVLRTKLDGNPSFKELLERVRSVALDAYAHQDLPFDKLVEAINPERNLHTTPLFQVKLILQNTPATALNISGLTFQNLEIKSKTATFDLLFDIKDTEQGLIGLLKYSTDLFEADTISQMLKDFKIILSKIVHEPAIKINEIKEILAEADKQNRLTQEISYKNSLKQQLSNIRRKSVK; encoded by the coding sequence ATGGTAGCCACAAAAAACATTGAAGATGTTTATCCGTTATCTCCCATGCAAGCAGGGATGCTATTTCATAGCCTTTTAGCTCCTGAATCTAGTGTTTATTGTGAACAAACTAGCTTTGAATTGCATGGGGAATTAAATATATCTGCATTTGCTCAAGCTTGGAAACAAGTAATAGCACGTCATCCCATTTTGCGAACGGCTTGTGTGTGGGAAAACCTCGAAAAGCCTCTACAAATTGTTGGTCGCCAGGTAAAATTTTCTTGGTATGAAGAAGATTGGCGGGGAATTGAAGCAAAAGAACAACAGCAAAAATTAGCAGCTTTATTAACAGCAGACCAACAGCGAGGTTTTGAACTTTCACAAGCTCCATTAATGCGTTTGTTCCTGATTCGTCTGGGTGAACAAGTCTATCACTTTACTTGGAGTCATCACCATATTCTCTTGGATGGTTGGTCAGCACCGATTATTTTTCAGGAAGTTATTACTTATTACAAAGCATATTGTCAAAATAAAAGTATTTACTTAGAATCACCTCGTCCTTATCGAGATTATATTGCTTGGTTACAACAGCAAAGTATTAGTCAAGCTGAAGTTTTTTGGCGCAATCTTCTTAAAGGTTTTGCTGCTCCTACACCTATTGGAATTAAACCAATTACTCAGCACTCTACCGACAACGGAGAACAGGAAATTAAACTTTCTGCGACGACAACATCTGCACTGCAATCTCTAGCCAAACAACATCAATTGACTCTTAATACTTTAGTACAAGGTGCTTGGGCTTTGTTGTTGAGCCGTTACAGCGGTGAGGAAGATATTGTTTTTGGAACTACAGTTTCCGGCCGTCCCCCCAGTTTACCTAAAGCTGAGGCAATGGTGGGATTATTCATCAACACATTGCCCGTGAGAGTACAAATTGACCCTGAACAGTTTTTGCTTCCCTGGTTAAAGCAGCTTTTAGCTCAACAAGTAGAGGCGCGTCAATATGAATATACTCCACTATCAGATATTCAAAAATGGAGTGATATTCCTCCTGGTTCGCCTTTATTTGAAAGCATAGTAGTATTTGAAAATTATCCGATAGAAGCTTCATTACGAGACCCAGATATCAACCTAGAGATAAAAAATCGCAGTGGTTTTGATAAGACTAACTATCCTCTGACTGTGAGTATTGTGCCCGGTGAAAAATTATTGCTAAATATAACTTATCAACAGAGCGATCGCCTATATTCTGCTACTATCAAAAGAATGCTGAGACATCTTCAAGTTTTGCTGGTAAGTATAGCGAATAATCCGCACCAGCGTCTTAAAGATTTATCTTTTTTAACTGTTAGTGAACGACATCAATTATTAATAGAGTGGAATAATACTGAGATAAATTATTCTCAAGATAAGTGTATTCATCAATTATTTGAAGCACAGGTAGAGAAAACCCCTGATGCTGTTGCTGTAGTATTTGAAAATGAATCTTTAACTTATCAAGAACTCAACCAAAAAGCCAATCAACTTGCACATTATCTGCAAAAACTAGGAGTAAAACCAGAGGTATTAGTAGGGATTTGTGTAGAGCGTTCCCTAGCAATGATAGTTGGTATTCTTGGTATTCTCAAAGCGGGTGGAGCATATCTACCACTAGACCCAGCATATCCCAAAGAGCGGTTAGCTTTTCTCTTAGAAGATGCAAATACACCTCTATTATTAACTCAAAAAAAATTAAGGGAATTATTTCCTCAAAATCAGCCAAAAATTATAGCTATAGATGATAATTTGCAGGTAATCAATCAAGAAAATTTAGAAAATCTTCATACCGAAGTTACAAGCAAAAACTTGGCATATATTATTTATACATCAGGCTCTACAGGGAAACCTAAAGGGGTGATGGTAGAGCATCAATCTTTAGTTAATTATACTGAATTTTCTTGTGATCATTATCAAATTGAAAGCTGCGATCGCATTCTTCAATTTGCCTCTATTTGCTTTGATGCAGCCGCAGAAGAAATATTTCCCTGCATAGTACAAGGTGCTACATTAGTCCTACGCAGCGATAAAATTTTGAGCTCAATCCCAGCATTTTTACAGCAATGCAACGATTTTCAAGTTACTATTTTAGACCTACCAACAGCTTTTTGGCATCAAATAATAATTGAAATAGCTGAACATAATTTGCAGCTACCTGAGCAATTACGTTTAGCTATTATTGGTGGAGAAATGGCATCAAGGCAACATCTAGATGTATGGCAGAGAAAATTTAACGAAACAGTAAAGTTAATTAATTCTTATGGCCCCACAGAAACAACTATAGTCGCCACTACTAGTAGCTTGAATTATTTACAAAAAGTCAATACTGCAATTGTTGAAGTGCCAATTGGTAAGCCAATTAATAATACACTGATTTATATTTTAGATTCTCATTTACAGCCTACTCCTATAGGAGTTACTGGTGAAATATATATAGGTGGTATTGGTGTTACTAGAGGGTATTTAAACCGTCCTGAACTAACAGCCGCAAAATTTATTCCTAATCACTTGAGTAATCAAGGTGGTTCGCGTTTATACAAAACTGGTGATTTAGCTCGCTACCTGCCTAATGGTGAAATAGAATTTATCGGACGCATTGATTATCAAGTTAAAATTCGTGGTTTCCGCATTGAAATTGGGGAAATTCAAGCACAAATTAATCAATACCCAGAAGTCAGAGAAGCTATAGTTATCGTTAGAGAAGATATACCGAATGATAAACGTCTTGTAGCTTATATTGTTCCCCAATCTACAGAAATCTCTGTCCTAGAATTACGTCATTTCTTAAAAACTAAATTACCAGACTATATGATACCTGTTGCCTTTGTAGTGTTAGAGAAACTTCCTCTCACACCCAATGGTAAAATTGACCGTCGCACCTTACCTGCACCTGAACCCAGACAGCAATCAGAAGAAAATACTTCTCTAGCTTTGACCCCTGTGCAAGAAATTCTCACTGGTATTTGGGTAGAAATCTTAGGTATAAAACACATAGGAATTCACGACAATTTCTTTGAATTAGGTGGACATTCTCTATTAGCAACTCGTGTGATTTCGCAAATTCGCAAAGCCTTCAAGATAGAGTTGCCTTTGCGCTGTTTATTTGCATCACCAACAGTAGCAGAATTAGCCACAGAAATTGAGCAAGCGGATTTAAAATTCAAATTACCCAATATAGAAAAGACTAATATAATAGGTAATATTCCCCTTTCATATGCTCAACAAAGGCTATGGTATCTCGACCAATTGGAAACTCATAACACCGCATATAATATATTTGATGCAGTGCGGATCATTGGTTCACTAGATATCTCAGCTTTAAAACAAAGCTTCAATGAAATTATTCGTCGTCACGAAATCCTCCGCACCAACTTTGTTTTAGAAAATGGACAACCCATCCAAGTTATTGCCCCATCTTGTAATTTAAAATTAAATATTATAGACATGAGCCAATTATCAGAAGTAGAACGAGAGGAAACAGCGCATAATTTGGTTAAAAAAGAAGCTGAAAAGCCATTTAACTTAACTACAGATCCGCTATTAAGAGTTACACTTTTACGTTTAGCTGACACAGAATATCTGCTGCTATTGACTACTCATCATATTATCTCTGATGGTTGGTCTACAGGCATCTTAATTCAGGAAATAGTATCACTATATCAAGCATTTTCTCTGAATCAGCCATCTCCATTACCAGAATTACCAATTCAATATGCAGACTTTGCTATTTGGCAACATCAATGGTTGCAGGAAGAAGTATTAGATAAATTAGTTACATATTGGCAATATCAGCTTAAGGATTTCCCAACGCTCAAATTAAAGACGGATTATCCTCGAGCTATCACACCGACATATCAAGGTTCAGCACAAACTTTTACACTTTCTCAGAGATTATCTCAACAAATAAAAAGCTTGAGTAACCAACAGGGTGTAACGCTTTTCATGACATTGCAAGCCGCTTTTGTAACCTTAATGCACTACTACAGCGAGCAAGATGACATTGTAATTGGTACAGATGTCGCTAACCGTAACCAAGGAGAAAGTGAGGGATTAATTGGCTTTTTTGTTAATCAATTAGTATTACGTACTAAGTTAGATGGTAATCCTAGTTTTAAAGAATTACTAGAAAGAGTTCGGTCAGTCGCTTTAGATGCTTATGCACATCAGGATTTACCTTTCGACAAACTTGTAGAAGCTATAAATCCAGAGCGTAATTTACACACAACACCATTATTTCAAGTGAAATTAATTCTCCAAAATACCCCTGCAACTGCTTTAAATATTTCAGGCTTAACTTTTCAGAATTTGGAAATAAAAAGCAAAACAGCCACCTTTGATTTACTCTTTGACATTAAAGATACAGAGCAAGGCTTGATAGGATTATTGAAATATAGTACAGATTTATTTGAAGCTGACACTATCTCTCAAATGCTCAAAGATTTCAAAATAATTTTGAGCAAGATTGTGCATGAACCAGCTATCAAAATCAATGAAATTAAAGAAATACTAGCGGAAGCAGACAAACAAAATAGACTTACTCAAGAAATAAGTTATAAAAATTCCTTGAAACAACAACTGAGTAATATTAGACGTAAGTCCGTTAAGTAA